Proteins co-encoded in one Bremerella sp. TYQ1 genomic window:
- a CDS encoding ATP-dependent endonuclease gives MKLLRARVNGFRRLENVLIDFDEQETVFVGPNNSGKTSAAEVFRLFLKTGEFSVHDFSVSKVPELDRFGRGEIEEKALPCITLDLWFKLDPETEFGRAGELLPDADQDYDEVGIRIRYMALDGTKLREDFLSRMTPAEGVQPRKPLSYYLSMPGTLKQHYSLTYYALDATTGVETERPLKTEDGKRILRSLIRVEFVDAQRKIDDHESPGSTRLSKVFTRFYKRNLAQVQTAEDANDLIDKHNDDLTGHYSTVFADLLGVIQGLGVPSVNDRRLRVTSALVPEKVLESNANLTYFDEHRQHELPESYNGLGIKNLIYLAVQICEFHLNWMSTEESRPLALVIFIEEPEAHLHAQAQQTFITNAWKIINEASVRVGEDGMTPQVVVTTHSSHILDTVEFGKVRYFRRCHCDGEDPATTTTLNASVAMNLQAFSPAMQPPSEEEVETEAEKETPVSMRQEEVAATLTFLKRYMKLTHCDLFFSDAVILVEGTVEKLLLPEMIERVAPGLKHRYLTVLEVGGAYAHLFASLLEFIAVPYLIITDIDSVSPEVNRSACRADTEGAVSSNAALSFFLGKSAIKDLCDLKPEDQIFSIRRCYLAYQRPSPVNGYADGSTMHGRTLEETFTYENLELFRAENLSVGVDLTGDPEHETDYQAIYEAIRASKFKKTEFALSVISSDADWVTPKYITDGLKWLEAELNATVTTDAEEEPVA, from the coding sequence ATGAAACTCTTACGTGCGCGTGTTAATGGTTTTCGGCGACTTGAAAATGTGCTCATTGACTTCGATGAACAAGAGACGGTATTCGTTGGCCCGAACAACAGCGGAAAAACCTCGGCAGCCGAAGTTTTCCGTCTCTTTCTGAAGACTGGCGAATTCTCGGTTCACGATTTCTCCGTTTCTAAAGTCCCTGAATTAGATAGATTTGGGAGAGGAGAAATCGAAGAGAAGGCCCTTCCCTGCATAACGCTTGACCTTTGGTTCAAACTTGATCCTGAAACCGAATTTGGCCGCGCCGGTGAATTACTCCCTGACGCGGATCAGGATTATGACGAAGTGGGCATTCGAATTCGGTATATGGCACTAGATGGAACCAAGCTTAGAGAAGATTTTCTCTCCCGTATGACTCCAGCCGAAGGTGTGCAACCTAGAAAACCACTCTCGTATTATTTGTCGATGCCAGGCACGCTGAAGCAGCACTATTCTTTGACATATTACGCCTTGGATGCGACGACTGGCGTAGAAACTGAACGTCCTCTAAAGACCGAAGACGGAAAGAGGATTCTGCGATCATTGATAAGGGTCGAATTTGTAGATGCTCAACGTAAGATCGACGACCATGAAAGCCCAGGCAGTACACGGCTATCTAAGGTATTTACACGGTTTTACAAACGCAATCTCGCCCAGGTGCAAACCGCGGAAGATGCGAACGACCTTATAGACAAGCACAACGATGACCTGACGGGACATTACTCAACGGTATTTGCCGATCTGCTTGGAGTCATTCAAGGCTTGGGAGTGCCTTCTGTTAATGATCGAAGACTTCGTGTAACCTCCGCTCTCGTTCCTGAGAAGGTACTCGAAAGCAATGCAAATCTGACATATTTCGACGAGCATCGCCAACATGAATTGCCTGAGAGTTACAATGGATTAGGCATTAAAAATTTGATCTATCTGGCGGTTCAGATTTGCGAATTTCATCTCAATTGGATGAGTACGGAAGAATCCAGGCCTCTAGCTCTCGTTATTTTCATTGAGGAACCTGAAGCACATCTTCACGCGCAGGCACAGCAGACCTTTATTACTAACGCATGGAAAATTATTAACGAGGCATCGGTTCGCGTTGGTGAAGACGGCATGACGCCACAGGTTGTTGTTACCACCCACTCTTCTCATATTTTGGATACGGTCGAATTTGGAAAGGTTAGGTATTTCCGTAGATGCCATTGTGACGGTGAAGACCCAGCGACCACGACCACACTGAATGCATCGGTTGCCATGAATTTGCAAGCTTTTAGTCCCGCAATGCAACCGCCTTCCGAGGAAGAGGTAGAAACGGAAGCTGAGAAAGAGACTCCTGTATCGATGAGACAGGAAGAGGTAGCGGCCACGCTAACCTTTCTGAAACGATACATGAAACTAACGCACTGCGATCTGTTCTTTTCTGATGCCGTGATTCTTGTTGAAGGCACTGTCGAAAAGCTTCTGCTGCCAGAAATGATCGAGCGGGTTGCTCCGGGACTGAAACACCGCTACTTGACGGTGCTCGAAGTTGGTGGCGCCTACGCTCACCTTTTCGCTTCACTTCTTGAGTTTATCGCTGTTCCGTATCTCATCATCACCGATATAGATTCAGTTTCCCCTGAAGTTAATCGGAGTGCGTGCCGAGCCGATACAGAAGGGGCCGTGTCATCAAACGCTGCCCTGAGTTTCTTCTTGGGCAAATCCGCGATCAAGGATTTATGCGATCTTAAGCCAGAAGACCAAATATTTTCCATTCGCCGTTGTTACTTGGCCTACCAGAGGCCATCGCCAGTCAATGGGTATGCTGATGGTTCGACGATGCATGGCCGAACTTTAGAAGAAACGTTTACCTATGAGAATCTAGAGCTGTTTCGTGCTGAGAATTTAAGTGTCGGGGTTGATCTAACCGGCGATCCTGAACATGAAACGGACTACCAAGCGATTTACGAAGCGATTAGGGCTTCCAAATTCAAGAAGACAGAATTCGCGTTGTCGGTTATCTCGTCAGATGCCGACTGGGTAACTCCCAAATATATCACTGATGGATTGAAGTGGTTAGAAGCTGAATTGAACGCTACTGTCACCACAGACGCAGAAGAGGAGCCTGTTGCATGA
- a CDS encoding transposase: protein MPIIPSKTNEDGDARFVEFDRQTYRRRNIVKRLIGWLKECRRILTRFEKRARNFLEMLKWAFIQRYLKTMG, encoded by the coding sequence GTGCCCATCATCCCCAGCAAAACAAACGAAGACGGAGACGCCCGCTTCGTTGAGTTTGACCGGCAAACATACCGGCGACGCAACATCGTCAAACGCTTGATCGGCTGGCTAAAAGAATGCCGCCGCATCCTAACTCGCTTCGAGAAGCGAGCGAGAAACTTCCTCGAGATGCTGAAATGGGCATTCATTCAACGGTACTTGAAAACGATGGGCTGA
- a CDS encoding SMI1/KNR4 family protein, whose protein sequence is MIERVRSILPIPDAPIDIDESSLVDVQKRLRLEFPADFLKFARTYGSGTIVIDDTYDFEVYSPARPSFEQFIDTFIGRQDRYRKAAGSGNVPLGLFPEEGGLVPFGHRDDVYFAWKTTGHPNDWTTVVIWQFESGGYQEFPLVFCDFLKKFLLGRLQVEPFKTKWDAEAEIAFEAEVYGG, encoded by the coding sequence GTGATCGAGAGAGTCCGATCAATTTTGCCCATTCCTGACGCTCCGATCGATATCGATGAATCATCTTTGGTCGATGTCCAAAAGCGTTTGAGGCTCGAATTCCCCGCCGACTTTCTAAAGTTTGCTCGCACCTACGGATCAGGCACTATCGTAATTGACGATACCTATGATTTTGAGGTCTATAGCCCGGCGAGGCCGTCCTTTGAACAGTTCATTGATACCTTCATAGGTCGACAAGACCGATACCGAAAGGCGGCCGGTAGTGGTAACGTCCCGCTTGGATTGTTTCCCGAAGAGGGAGGTCTCGTGCCGTTCGGTCACCGAGACGATGTGTACTTTGCATGGAAAACAACCGGGCACCCCAACGACTGGACGACCGTCGTCATTTGGCAATTCGAATCAGGTGGATACCAAGAGTTTCCGTTAGTGTTCTGCGATTTCCTGAAGAAATTTCTGTTGGGAAGGCTTCAGGTAGAGCCATTCAAAACGAAGTGGGACGCTGAGGCCGAGATTGCATTCGAGGCTGAAGTCTACGGTGGATAA
- a CDS encoding transposase, with the protein MARHRLTDDQWELIAGFFPPPARTGRPRVDRRMVVDGILWVMRTGAPWRDLPEKFG; encoded by the coding sequence ATGGCACGCCATCGTCTTACCGATGATCAATGGGAATTGATTGCTGGCTTCTTTCCGCCGCCTGCTCGCACAGGCCGGCCACGAGTCGATCGACGGATGGTGGTTGATGGCATTCTGTGGGTCATGAGGACCGGGGCTCCTTGGCGTGACTTGCCGGAGAAATTCGGTTAA
- a CDS encoding UvrD-helicase domain-containing protein, with amino-acid sequence MTSFVPTQADEDVLKCLREKQSFAMVAGAGSGKTTSLVEALKALDRLEGRRMLRDGQKVVCITYTNRATEVIRDRLRQNPLFIVSTLHSFLWKEIGHFPKSIREALRRSIIPAQIAKQQEKDNGGNSIAARSARAKAEVLVNALEQIDTVETFYYGDDLLFSDFLQGEIGHDDLLSIASDLIRNSKPFRRIIAQRYPYWFVDEAQDTSPEIVAALNELCNENNLPIVGYFGDPMQQIYDTGMGDFTGPENFKLITKEENFRCSPQVIELLNAFRDDVQQIPAGDNASLEGSVAIMLVKMEKPELPRNRYGDDQLERAQQKLVAAIEKWEWTDNSKAKRLFLARRMIARRMGFLKLHDLFDGPYASSRANSAFEKGEHILLKPFVNVIVPLVKAHREGNSNAIMRILTSRTHAFDSSGEHSGKTIREVRKLAIDVTATLSRKFESENLGDVLRYCCEKGLIQASESLQSHLERPKREEEYDESQHGAERSDWLADAFLAMNGTEVEKYCGFLDDNTPYSTQHGVKGEEYDDVIVVFDDTEAAWTHYTFAKLLAPSSAGSPSDNQLARSRKLAYVCFSRAIKNLRIALFTLDPNAAAAELEAQGFFQKAQISILE; translated from the coding sequence ATGACAAGTTTTGTTCCGACACAGGCTGATGAAGACGTCCTCAAATGCCTTCGTGAGAAGCAGTCATTTGCCATGGTTGCTGGCGCGGGGTCTGGAAAGACTACATCGCTCGTCGAAGCCTTAAAAGCATTAGATCGGCTTGAGGGCCGTCGTATGCTGCGCGACGGACAGAAGGTGGTCTGCATCACCTACACAAATCGTGCAACCGAAGTGATCCGTGACCGGCTTCGGCAGAACCCTCTCTTCATTGTTTCGACGCTACATAGCTTCCTATGGAAGGAGATAGGGCACTTTCCCAAAAGCATTAGGGAAGCTCTTCGGAGAAGCATCATTCCTGCACAAATTGCGAAACAGCAGGAAAAGGATAATGGAGGAAACAGCATCGCAGCTCGCTCCGCTCGCGCCAAAGCGGAAGTGCTTGTGAACGCACTGGAACAAATTGATACAGTCGAAACCTTTTACTACGGAGACGACTTACTTTTTAGCGACTTTCTTCAGGGTGAGATTGGACATGACGACTTGCTTTCCATTGCCTCTGATCTAATCAGGAACAGCAAGCCCTTTCGTCGTATCATCGCACAGAGATATCCCTATTGGTTTGTTGACGAGGCACAGGATACATCACCGGAAATAGTTGCCGCACTCAATGAACTCTGCAACGAGAATAATTTGCCAATTGTCGGTTATTTTGGCGATCCAATGCAGCAGATTTACGACACTGGCATGGGGGACTTTACCGGCCCTGAAAACTTCAAGCTAATCACTAAGGAAGAGAACTTTCGTTGTTCGCCTCAGGTTATCGAATTGCTCAACGCATTTCGCGATGACGTGCAACAAATCCCTGCGGGTGACAATGCGTCACTCGAAGGCAGTGTCGCCATCATGCTGGTTAAGATGGAAAAGCCAGAATTGCCACGAAATCGCTATGGCGACGATCAGTTGGAGAGGGCACAACAAAAGCTTGTTGCTGCAATCGAGAAATGGGAATGGACGGACAATTCGAAAGCAAAGCGTTTGTTTCTCGCTAGACGAATGATTGCAAGAAGGATGGGATTTTTAAAGTTGCATGACTTGTTTGACGGCCCCTATGCGTCCAGTCGTGCAAATAGTGCCTTTGAAAAAGGCGAGCATATTCTTCTCAAGCCTTTTGTGAACGTCATCGTGCCACTCGTGAAGGCACATAGAGAAGGCAATTCGAATGCGATAATGCGGATACTTACGTCTCGAACGCATGCGTTCGATTCCAGCGGCGAACATAGCGGAAAGACAATTCGTGAAGTTCGTAAACTGGCAATCGATGTAACTGCCACGTTATCTAGGAAATTTGAATCTGAGAATCTCGGTGACGTACTCCGATATTGCTGCGAGAAAGGTCTGATTCAGGCGTCAGAAAGCTTGCAATCTCATCTTGAAAGACCGAAACGAGAAGAAGAATACGACGAGAGCCAGCATGGGGCGGAAAGATCTGATTGGCTCGCGGATGCATTCCTGGCAATGAATGGAACCGAGGTAGAGAAGTATTGCGGTTTTCTGGATGACAACACTCCTTACAGCACACAGCACGGAGTGAAAGGTGAAGAATACGATGACGTAATCGTTGTATTTGACGATACTGAGGCAGCTTGGACTCACTATACTTTTGCGAAGCTGCTCGCACCCAGCTCCGCTGGTTCACCGAGCGACAATCAACTAGCACGCAGTCGAAAACTTGCCTATGTCTGTTTCTCGCGAGCCATCAAGAATCTTCGAATCGCATTGTTTACTCTTGACCCAAATGCTGCAGCCGCTGAACTAGAGGCACAAGGATTCTTTCAAAAGGCACAGATCAGCATCCTTGAGTAA
- a CDS encoding SEC-C metal-binding domain-containing protein — protein sequence MSRNAACPCGIGKKYKDCCLKHDATASLFGQVLRVVKFRDRQGDDLGLRLLDQWNPPREFIQQ from the coding sequence GTGTCGCGAAATGCGGCCTGTCCTTGTGGCATCGGTAAGAAGTACAAGGATTGTTGTCTGAAGCATGACGCCACCGCCTCCCTATTCGGCCAGGTGCTTCGCGTCGTCAAGTTCCGTGACCGTCAAGGCGACGATCTGGGCCTACGACTTCTGGACCAATGGAACCCGCCTCGCGAGTTTATCCAGCAGTGA
- a CDS encoding ankyrin repeat domain-containing protein: protein MSKSKIPFDSNGNVDIDVLREKVDWQELSEVEKIILTGQELDWQLLNREVQLNADLARIKWGNGNTLLCLAAHDGQLALVELLIDAGANINANSELGTPLYCGVWSSQGEIVDRLIQEGANLNSHCDNGWTPLHLACRNGYEKIAESLIRAGAKINAKDSSGRTPLDEAAQQEYAEVARLVVAHGGAGTAETTSKYVTSLGGG from the coding sequence ATGTCAAAATCGAAGATACCGTTCGATTCCAATGGGAATGTCGACATCGATGTTCTTCGTGAGAAAGTGGATTGGCAGGAGTTGTCGGAAGTGGAAAAAATCATTCTTACTGGTCAAGAGTTGGATTGGCAGCTTCTAAATCGAGAAGTGCAGCTAAATGCAGATTTGGCTAGAATCAAATGGGGGAACGGCAACACGCTCTTGTGCCTGGCTGCACACGATGGTCAGTTGGCTTTGGTTGAATTGCTTATTGACGCCGGTGCGAACATCAACGCAAATTCCGAACTTGGGACACCCCTATACTGCGGCGTTTGGAGTTCGCAAGGTGAAATCGTCGACAGGCTTATCCAAGAAGGTGCTAACCTAAATTCACATTGCGATAACGGATGGACTCCTTTGCATTTGGCGTGTCGAAACGGCTACGAAAAGATTGCTGAGTCGTTGATTCGAGCCGGGGCTAAGATCAATGCAAAGGATTCTAGCGGCAGAACACCGCTCGACGAGGCGGCACAGCAAGAATATGCCGAGGTGGCTCGATTGGTCGTGGCTCATGGAGGTGCTGGCACAGCCGAAACGACCTCCAAGTACGTGACATCGCTTGGTGGCGGCTAG
- a CDS encoding polysaccharide pyruvyl transferase family protein has translation MNQAEELSIVAKESLKIMSRTLRVYWWNQGPRAGNFGDELGPALIRILARSRVEWAPPEMADIISIGSVLEPWFWKNTRSFSGIVWGSGRMYGSESFSLASSQISLLRGPLTLKSFGGDNSIPLGDPGLLADIFLKKRDPKYALGLVPHWSQFEHLAWTRLAAHNTHLIDVCSGYEQVISQIAQCEAIVSSSLHGLIVADSLGIPNVWVTLGDDPTYPNQDFRFKFADYYASLGITEMDVVDISKPTTVRKLQDRAMRQKSKELRKVKERIWNSFPL, from the coding sequence ATGAACCAAGCTGAGGAACTTAGCATAGTTGCAAAGGAAAGTTTAAAGATCATGTCTAGAACACTGAGAGTCTACTGGTGGAACCAAGGTCCGCGTGCCGGAAACTTTGGCGACGAGCTAGGGCCTGCTCTCATCCGGATATTAGCTCGTTCGCGAGTTGAATGGGCTCCACCGGAAATGGCGGACATCATTTCTATTGGAAGCGTACTTGAGCCTTGGTTCTGGAAGAATACTCGTTCATTTTCGGGAATAGTTTGGGGTTCTGGCCGGATGTATGGCTCAGAATCGTTTTCACTTGCTTCCTCGCAAATTTCACTTCTGCGAGGACCGCTGACACTAAAGAGTTTCGGGGGGGACAATTCGATCCCTCTTGGTGATCCGGGATTGCTAGCAGATATCTTCTTGAAAAAGCGTGATCCTAAATATGCTTTGGGCCTCGTGCCGCATTGGTCCCAGTTCGAGCATCTGGCTTGGACGAGGCTTGCGGCCCACAACACCCATCTGATCGATGTGTGCAGCGGATATGAGCAAGTCATCTCGCAAATCGCCCAATGCGAAGCGATCGTATCCTCCTCGCTTCACGGATTGATAGTGGCCGACTCTCTGGGAATTCCTAATGTGTGGGTCACATTAGGAGATGATCCGACTTACCCGAATCAGGACTTCCGTTTTAAATTCGCCGACTACTATGCATCGCTTGGCATAACCGAGATGGATGTGGTGGATATATCCAAGCCGACAACGGTAAGGAAACTTCAAGATAGGGCGATGAGGCAGAAATCCAAAGAATTGCGAAAAGTTAAGGAACGAATCTGGAACTCCTTTCCACTATAG
- a CDS encoding recombinase family protein, whose amino-acid sequence MQPNLVAAKLEKLLHDFSEKAIASTVKGKTAPAKRKKVKRTKEEIRRQQEQFHAKTVKEIDSLLEDYYTRISQEGADSIGAAYARFSTRFQDSIADQLRSILQDAVRLDIYIPREYVFFDLAVRGFQDRRPGLMALRKMLEAGNIQTLMVFTTSRLYRRAYKCLQFVEEDLVEQGIRGIFVKSHIDTADGDNWRTTLQALANLDEAQVRVYGAHINASHEGLFDRQMVHTTLSLGYTGEIVEGELTRRQRPRRRIIIDPESAQWIVRIFYWYVVDRICIAEIARKLNADDDAPAPENSITGLWTHALVRKHLSNPQYRGWCAYGATETKWKSKKDYAAQVPRKAPLREAHFDDLQIIPDECWYAAQTLLAAEPRNSGRKSTTEDPDKGPRLLQGLFVCPEHGRRLAAGGAKGRVLLCPCCRCIEESSRPIFTHLNRKLALQRTCDHLIDWIRPSEELIDSVIEECVRRSAELQKEDPHILQALKGQAAKLKATIDFNRRNPGVSEDEQRQTMLILKDLRRQQNDVLARLRSIEAAQQSPPPTPSREQVAEFLDATRELIQQGLTSKDASLLRKIRLSMEDIIQGKIEVHQMGERSKSKGWLQGRLRIDVTGFVVKELTGVGCGDSNTVQEVTIDFKKVDPIDEESETAKRLWDDGLLNKAIAQQMDCSPAYVTKLIQHWHDKRGLMRPNNKRRRKQLESKQIKVPSYMEIANQVHELMIAGHSNLEIGRVLGVSDATVARAIKWWHEKRGLPVPTASDRRQLKLLRAKKMLAEGMLVTDVAAKLDYTPRGLKMALAKFAADNGEAAPDFRSRRGNAKAGSSANGKKLDSDALAA is encoded by the coding sequence ATGCAGCCCAATTTGGTGGCGGCCAAGCTTGAGAAACTGCTCCATGATTTCAGCGAAAAGGCCATTGCATCTACGGTCAAGGGGAAGACGGCTCCGGCAAAGCGGAAGAAAGTGAAACGCACGAAGGAGGAGATTCGTCGTCAACAGGAGCAATTCCATGCAAAGACGGTCAAAGAGATCGACTCCCTGCTGGAGGACTATTACACGAGAATCTCGCAAGAAGGTGCCGATAGTATCGGCGCAGCCTACGCTCGCTTCTCGACGAGATTTCAAGATTCAATCGCAGATCAACTCCGATCGATCCTCCAGGATGCCGTACGGTTGGACATCTATATTCCGCGCGAGTACGTTTTCTTCGACCTTGCAGTTCGCGGCTTTCAAGATCGGCGACCTGGCCTCATGGCTCTCAGGAAGATGTTAGAAGCGGGAAACATCCAAACGCTCATGGTCTTCACCACGTCCCGACTCTACCGACGAGCCTACAAGTGCTTGCAGTTTGTTGAAGAGGATTTGGTTGAGCAAGGCATTCGTGGAATCTTCGTCAAGTCGCACATTGACACCGCCGACGGGGATAATTGGCGAACGACCTTACAGGCGTTGGCCAACCTTGATGAGGCGCAAGTCCGCGTATATGGGGCGCATATTAATGCATCGCACGAAGGGCTGTTCGACAGGCAGATGGTCCATACGACCCTTTCCCTAGGCTACACCGGTGAAATCGTGGAAGGTGAGTTGACGCGGCGGCAGCGTCCTCGGCGAAGGATCATCATTGATCCTGAATCCGCTCAATGGATAGTTCGGATCTTTTACTGGTATGTGGTCGATCGGATCTGCATTGCGGAGATTGCAAGGAAGCTCAACGCAGACGATGACGCTCCTGCCCCGGAGAATTCAATTACCGGCCTTTGGACGCATGCTTTGGTGCGAAAACACCTATCCAATCCACAATATCGCGGCTGGTGCGCTTATGGGGCGACGGAGACCAAGTGGAAGAGCAAGAAGGATTATGCTGCTCAGGTTCCCCGGAAAGCCCCATTGAGGGAAGCCCACTTTGACGATCTACAAATCATACCGGACGAGTGCTGGTATGCCGCTCAAACGCTGCTTGCCGCGGAACCACGCAATTCGGGGCGAAAATCGACGACAGAAGACCCTGATAAAGGACCTCGTCTCTTGCAAGGTCTGTTCGTCTGTCCAGAGCACGGTCGCCGACTTGCAGCCGGGGGGGCAAAGGGGCGCGTGTTGCTGTGTCCGTGCTGCCGCTGCATCGAAGAAAGTAGTCGACCGATCTTTACTCACTTGAATCGGAAACTGGCTCTGCAACGGACGTGCGATCACCTTATCGATTGGATCCGACCGTCGGAAGAACTTATTGATTCGGTAATCGAGGAATGCGTACGTCGTTCCGCAGAATTGCAAAAAGAGGACCCCCATATTCTGCAGGCCCTAAAAGGACAGGCGGCCAAGCTCAAGGCCACCATCGACTTCAATCGTCGCAACCCTGGGGTTTCCGAGGATGAACAGCGTCAGACCATGCTGATCCTCAAGGATCTTCGCCGACAACAAAATGACGTGCTCGCCCGTCTCCGTTCTATCGAGGCCGCACAGCAGTCACCACCTCCGACACCGAGCCGTGAACAGGTTGCGGAGTTCCTGGACGCAACAAGAGAATTGATTCAACAGGGGCTAACATCCAAGGACGCATCCTTGCTTCGTAAGATTCGCCTATCGATGGAAGACATTATTCAGGGCAAAATCGAAGTGCATCAGATGGGGGAACGTAGTAAATCGAAGGGTTGGCTGCAGGGCCGATTGCGGATTGATGTGACCGGTTTCGTTGTCAAGGAATTGACCGGGGTTGGTTGTGGGGACTCGAACACCGTTCAGGAAGTGACGATCGACTTCAAAAAGGTTGACCCGATCGACGAGGAATCGGAAACGGCTAAACGACTATGGGATGATGGCCTTCTTAATAAGGCGATCGCCCAGCAAATGGACTGCTCTCCAGCGTACGTTACCAAGCTAATCCAACATTGGCACGACAAACGTGGTTTGATGCGTCCTAACAATAAGCGGCGCCGAAAACAGCTGGAATCCAAGCAAATTAAAGTCCCCTCGTACATGGAAATTGCCAACCAGGTGCATGAACTCATGATCGCAGGGCATTCCAATTTGGAAATTGGCAGGGTTTTAGGAGTTTCGGACGCCACCGTTGCCAGAGCGATTAAATGGTGGCATGAAAAGCGAGGCTTGCCGGTACCAACCGCCTCGGATCGACGACAATTGAAACTCTTGCGAGCCAAAAAAATGCTCGCCGAAGGTATGTTGGTTACAGATGTCGCGGCAAAACTCGACTACACGCCTCGCGGTCTAAAGATGGCACTCGCCAAGTTCGCTGCCGATAATGGCGAAGCAGCACCGGACTTCCGTTCGCGCCGTGGGAACGCTAAAGCTGGTTCGTCGGCCAATGGCAAAAAACTAGACTCTGACGCGTTGGCTGCCTGA
- a CDS encoding transposase yields MHLLCDSHGHPLHAVLSPGQAHESSCLHELLETCEVRGDESDEIITPIFLAGDKG; encoded by the coding sequence ATCCATCTGCTGTGTGACTCGCACGGCCACCCGCTGCACGCCGTGCTTTCACCTGGCCAAGCCCATGAGTCCAGTTGCTTGCACGAGCTTCTTGAGACGTGCGAAGTGCGAGGCGATGAATCGGATGAAATCATCACGCCCATCTTTCTCGCTGGCGACAAAGGGTAG
- a CDS encoding SMI1/KNR4 family protein codes for MATPLSRLHALVPPPANPFYSSGDWSLVEQELGLRLPDDYKQLIESYGQGMFQGRRKYSGLNITSFLCPVSPVMLAEATTAALRSLELEYRVYPQMPGLLGFGVYKDVDFLAWHVDGPAIHWNIIFQDVETGTNEIPNMGLIDLVISILEGTSPLHTRGIIGAEEMEGPHSFTPEDA; via the coding sequence ATGGCAACACCACTTTCTCGACTGCACGCCTTGGTGCCCCCGCCTGCTAACCCTTTTTACAGCTCCGGAGATTGGAGTCTCGTCGAACAGGAACTTGGGCTCAGGCTGCCTGATGACTATAAGCAGCTGATCGAGTCGTATGGCCAGGGGATGTTTCAAGGTCGAAGAAAATACTCTGGATTAAATATCACTAGTTTTCTGTGTCCTGTATCGCCAGTTATGCTGGCAGAGGCCACAACCGCTGCCCTGAGATCCCTTGAACTAGAATATCGCGTCTATCCCCAAATGCCAGGATTGCTTGGTTTCGGTGTTTACAAGGACGTTGACTTCTTAGCATGGCATGTAGACGGTCCAGCTATTCATTGGAACATTATCTTTCAGGATGTTGAGACGGGAACTAACGAGATCCCCAACATGGGATTAATCGACTTGGTCATCTCTATCCTTGAAGGAACGAGCCCGCTTCATACGAGGGGGATAATTGGTGCAGAGGAAATGGAAGGCCCACATTCGTTTACGCCAGAAGACGCATAA